Proteins co-encoded in one Dendropsophus ebraccatus isolate aDenEbr1 chromosome 9, aDenEbr1.pat, whole genome shotgun sequence genomic window:
- the LOC138801813 gene encoding uromodulin-like produces MANSQEVSTTASRLNCKEKEGTSFTLIVDNMYPWYYVDSVSNLVSRVLKRFPCVQRHYNLIRVNHSAISERVADTKEDFVYNLNDYNFWDYYFEYFNSLTSAESYTSYFCNHTLLHGIRRALEISPPESFILTLSGGSVIDQNNTEILAETYRLLNEKKSQVFFINYDHCASELPEDTLREITKESFGHYSKRNMFSISEASYGLDLFLLKPLNSSLHIFNVDIKSFSQYREEFYVQPSLKFLMITTNGFGIFNITDPDGNRPILGRTLSYISGNTVKFPVSGIWTLEVFCYDVNEFCSISISGFTGLESAESCSNSDCDPNASCEEFGGYQECTCSTGFHGDGSICHDINECENFYLNYCNGNCTNTIGSFDCICSPGSEYVKNEGCIDINECLNHDCHPLATCTNYYGSYSCTCLSGYYGDGKHCEVECDASLEPPGCFDPCFNYTGVYEQWRLTNADFDYFLWYQCDYSMSGWYRFQGRTELKIPEHCIKQHSCGTQMPLWINGTHPRIEDGTVNATVCASWDNCCTWTHPISIRACPDGYYVYKIQGTASCFSAYCTEPLMSNQNCSVYCASDEECITAEGKSECHCKNNYGPVHVTENNLYPDLVCGSSQIELTYSKCTLERMGYDTSSIYLKDRMCRGLISREEKSYVKIRMSPRYGYCGAELKINKTHVTYANSVYLSQQFHDTIQRNPAIVNFYCSYPLDMEVSLWTALNPVISAVNFSIGGTGLYTAKMALYQDSGFSIPFKGSDVWLNTDSMLYVGVIVEEIQEPNFVLLMKNCYATPTNDSGHPIKYYIIKDNCPNRNDPSISVEQNGLSLHGQFSVQVFRFIGNYDQVYLHCQIKLCNTLSGSCTPVSTPKLLKKVK; encoded by the exons ATGGCCAATTCTCAAG AAGTTAGCACAACGGCAAGTAGGCTGAACTGTAAAGAGAAAG AGGGAACCTCTTTTACATTGATAGTGGACAATATGTACCCTTGGTATTATGTAGATTCAGTTAGTAATCTTGTCAGTCGTGTCCTCAAAAGATTTCCTTGTGTTCAGCGGCACTACAACCTCATTAGAGTTAACCATTCag CAATTTCTGAAAGGGTCGCAGACACAAAAGAAGATTTTGTATACAACCTAAACGACTATAACTTCTGGGACTATTACTTTGAGTATTTTAACAGTTTAACCAGCGCTGAAAGCTATACATCCTATTTCTGCAACCACACTCTTTTGCATGGCATCAGACGAGCACTGGAGATTTCACCGCCTGAAAGTTTTATTCTGACATTAAGTGGTGGATCTGTTATTGACCAAAATAATACGGAAATTTTGGCAGAGACTTACCGATTGCTCAATGAAAAGAAATCTCAG GTCTTCTTTATAAACTATGATCACTGTGCTTCAGAACTACCAGAAGATACTTTACGTGAGATTACAAAGGAGAGTTTTGGACATTATTCAAAAAGAAATATGTTCAGTATATCAGAA GCTTCATATGGTTTGGACTTATTTCTTCTTAAACCTTTGAATTCCTCTTTGCACATCTTCAATGTAGACATCAAATCATTCAGTCAGTATAGAGAAGAGTTTTATGTTCAGCCGTCCTTAAAATTTCTGATGATTACTACAAATGGTTTTGGAATCtttaacattactgatcctgatg GAAACAGACCCATTTTGGGGAGAACTCTTTCATACATAAGTGGTAACACAGTGAAATTCCCAGTATCTGGTATTTGGACATTAGAAGTGTTTTGTTATGATGTTAATGAGTTTTGTTCCATAAGCATATCGGGATTCACAG GTTTGGAATCAGCGG aAAGTTGTTCAAACTCTGATTGTGATCCAAATGCTTCTTGTGAAGAGTTTGGCGGTTACCAGGAATGCACATGTTCTACTGGATTCCATGGAGATGGGTCAATCTGTCATGATATAAATGAGTGTGAAAATTTCTATCTGAACTACTGTAATGGTAATTGTACCAATACTATTGGGTCCTTCGACTGCATCTGCTCCCCAGGATCTGAATATGTTAAAAACGAAGGTTGTATTGATATCAATGAATGTCTAAACCATGACTGCCATCCTTTAGCCACTTGTACAAATTATTATGGCTCATACTCTTGTACATGCCTCAGTGGATACTATGGAGATGGAAAGCACTGTGAAGTGGAGTGTGATGCGTCTCTTGAGCCACCTGGCTGTTTTGACCCATGCTTCAACTACACTGGAGTTTATGAACAGTGGAGACTTACTAACGCTGATTTTGATTATTTTCTCTGGTATCAATGTGACTATAGCATGTCTGGTTGGTATAGATTTCAAGGTAGAACAGAACTGAAAATTCCAGAACATTGCATAAAACAACATAGTTGTGGGACACAAATGCCATTGTGGATAAATGGCACCCATCCCAGGATAGAAGATGGAACAGTGAATGCTACTGTTTGTGCATCATGGGATAATTGTTGCACATGGACCCACCCGATTTCAATTAGGGCATGCCCAGATGGATACTATGTATACAAAATCCAAGGAACGGCATCTTGTTTTTCTGCCTACTGCACGG aacctCTTATGAGCAATCAAAACTGTTCAGTGTACTGTGCATCAGATGAAGAATGTATAACTGCAGAAGGAAAATCAGAATGTCACTGCAAGAATAACTATGGCCCAGTACATGTAACTGAAA acaacctttaTCCAGACTTAGTTTGTGGCTCTAGCCAGATTGAGTTGACATACAGCAAATGTACGTTGGAAAGAATGGGTTATGATACGTCATCAATATACCTTAAAGACAGAATGTGCAGAGGGCTTATCTCAAGAGAGGAAAAAAGTTATGTGAAAATCAGAATGTCACCTAGATATGGATACTGTGGTGCAGAACTTAAG ATAAATAAAACCCATGTGACTTATGCCAACTCTGTGTATCTGTCTCAACAATTTCATGATACCATCCAAAGAAATCCAGCTATTGTAAACTTTTACTGCTCTTATCCACTGGATATGGAAGTTAGTCTTTGGACTGCATTAAATCCAGTTATCAG TGCAGTTAACTTTTCAATTGGTGGAACTGGACTGTACACTGCAAAGATGGCTCTGTATCAAGACTCTGGATTTTCAATACCATTCAAAGGCTCAGATGTTTGGTTAAATACAGACTCCATGTTGTATGTAGGTGTAATTGTGGAGGAAATTCAAGAACCCAACTTTGTCTTACTCATGAAAAACTGTTATGCCACCCCTACAAATGACAGCGGACATCCCATCAAATACTACATCATTAAGGACAA CTGCCCCAACCGCAATGATCCCAGTATATCTGTAGAACAAAATGGCTTATCCCTTCATGGACAGTTTTCCGTTCAAGTTTTTAGGTTTATTGGAAATTATGATCAAGTTTACTTACACTGCCAAATCAAACTATGTAATACTTTATCTGGAAGCTGTACCCCCGTAAGTACGCCTAAACTGCTTAAAAAGGTTAAGTGA